One Nicotiana tomentosiformis chromosome 4, ASM39032v3, whole genome shotgun sequence genomic window carries:
- the LOC104092640 gene encoding classical arabinogalactan protein 5-like produces the protein MAYSKMMFAFVFALVAGSAFAQAPGASPAATPKASPVAPVASPPTAVVTPVSAPSQSPTTAASPSESPLASPPAPPTADTPAFAPNGGVALPPSIGAAPAGSPTSSPNAASLNRVAVAGSAVVAIFAASLMF, from the coding sequence atgGCTTACTCGAAGATGATGTTCGCATTTGTGTTCGCTTTGGTCGCCGGATCTGCTTTTGCTCAGGCTCCGGGAGCTTCTCCGGCAGCTACACCGAAGGCATCACCGGTTGCACCAGTAGCATCACCTCCAACTGCTGTTGTTACACCGGTATCCGCTCCTTCACAGTCTCCTACTACTGCCGCTTCTCCTTCTGAATCTCCATTGGCATCTCCACCAGCTCCACCAACTGCTGATACTCCGGCATTTGCTCCTAACGGCGGCGTTGCTCTTCCCCCATCCATCGGCGCTGCTCCCGCCGGTTCTCCAACCTCGTCTCCTAACGCTGCTTCCTTGAACAGAGTCGCCGTCGCCGGATCTGCAGTTGTAGCTATCTtcgctgcatctttaatgtttTAG
- the LOC138910270 gene encoding serine/threonine-protein phosphatase 7 long form homolog has protein sequence MELSPVHPGPASRELLLLQGNHRSSHIWDGIIEIGRLQFVWALITAMIERWRSETHTFHLSNDENTITLEDTEVLFGLPVDGIPVAYPHALRDYTGYQPAHEAIVADDVFGILFPNTSENLVSLRFLHHLERLDDLSGYGWGAAVLAYLYRQMCLACMGTQRDVVGFFTAAAGLGMGAVPAVPATSATDSSGCTTSTISPASLEFIWRPYNDVLIAGLPDYCFRGRAMWSSSIPLICLDIVEHHATERVLRQFGRPQLVPILPTWHMTHYQWDDRSRVDQTYLVWLEAQIEDWDQRYGFIPPYPPSDCLEGEHEYMGWYRSVTRLLVGNPLHRAGGYWLTPVLPAGTVMLQHTCEGAVVVHEFGHRVTDLATDTLRRDREYWRLGYEAAYVPPEEYNHGPQMASERGIRGRRV, from the exons ATGGAGCTTTCCCctgtgcatcccggacctgcatctcgagagctattGTTGCTACAGGGCAACCATAGGTCTTCACACATTTGGGATGG GATCATAGAGATTGGCCGGTTGCAGTTCGTCTGGGCGCTAATCACAGCTATGATAGAGCGTTGGCGATCGGAGACGCATACATTTCATCTATCCAACGACGAGAATACCATCACGCTAGAGGACACGGAGGTTCTTTTCGGGCTTCCCGTTGATGGTATACCTGTAGCTTACCCGCATGCTCTTAGAGACTATAC AGGATATCAGCCGGCACACGAGGCTATTGTTGCTGATGATGTTTTTGGTAtactgttcccgaacacttcggaaaacctagtcagcttgcgatttctacatcatctggagcggctagatgatttatctGGTTACGGCTGGGGTGCAGCTGTTCTAGCTTACCTGTATAGGCAGATGTGTCTGGCGTGCATGGGCACCCAGAGAGACGTTGTCGGTTTTTTTACCGCTGCTGCAG gtttgggcatGGGAGCAGTTCCTGCAGTTCCAGCTACCTCTGCCACCGATAgctccggatgcaccacctcTACCATTTCTCCCGCTAGcttggag TTTATATGGAGGCCATACAATGACGTGCTCATAGCTGGATTGCCAGATTATTGCTTTCGAGGTCGagctatgtggagctcttccatcccactgatatgtctcgatatagtcgagcatcatgccaccgagcgagtccttcgccagtttggtcgACCCCAGCTTGTACCTATTCTACCTACTTGGCACATGACACATTACCAGTGGGATGATCGCAGCAGGGTCGACCAGACATACCTGGTCTGGCTAGAGGCCCAGATTGAAGATTGGGACCAGAGGTATGGATTTATTCCGCCATACCCTCCATCTGACTGTTTGGAGGGCGAGCATGAGTACATGGGTTGGTATCGCAGTGTTACCCGACTTCTTGTCGGGAATCCCCTTCATCGCGCTGGTG GCTATTGGCTTACACCAGTTCTACCAGCTGGAACTGTAATGCTACAACATACATGCGAGGGAGCGGTTGTTGTGCACGAGTTTGGCCATCGGGTTACTGATCTTGCTACTGACACATTGAGACGTGACCGAGAGTATTGGCGCTTAGGATATGAGGCTGCTTATGTGCCGCCCGAGGAGTACAATCATGGGCCACAAATGGCCTCTGAACGTGGTATACGTGGCAGGCGTGTCTAG